The DNA window TACGGCTGTCAGGATCACCGCCCGCCTGCTGCCTGCCATGCGTGCGGCGAAATGGGGACGGGTCGTTAATATCTCTAGCCTCGCAGGCATGATGCCGCCCGCAGCAAGACCGGATTACGCAGCGGCCAAGGCGGCGATGATCGCCATGACCGCCTCGCTCGCCAAGTCCGTCGCGATGGACGGCATCACGGCGAATGCCGTATCGCCGGGAACGATCCACAGCATCAGCCTCGACGAGGCTTTCCGCAAGGCGGCCGTCGGCCGGGGTCTTGCCGCCGATGCGCCTTGGCCGGATGTCGAGCGGGAGATTCTGCCGCTTTTCGCGCAAGTTCCGATGGGGCGGGTCGGCAACCTTGAGGAGATCGCCGATGCCGTCGCCTTTCTCGTCAGCCCGCGAGCTAGTTACGTTACCGGCGTTAACTTGAGGCTCGACGGCGGCCTCTGGCCCGGACTCTGAGCTTCGTCGGCTTTAAGCCGATCTCGGACCTCCACACCAACGCCTTTGGATGTCTGCTTTTGTTAATAACCGCCTTAGCAGCGGAAAGTCCGCTTCCGGCCCCCAAATTGGTCGTTATGTCCACTCCAAGTCTCGGGCGATAGAGACGGAGAACTTTTGTAACAACAGGGTCGCTGGTTCGATCCCTTTC is part of the Rhizobium jaguaris genome and encodes:
- a CDS encoding SDR family NAD(P)-dependent oxidoreductase, whose protein sequence is MDLKLDGKIALVTGGSKGIGEGIARGLAREGAIVIIHGRNRAKTEQVAHDIIVEGGRAHVVIGDLTQEDEVQRLIDEAQAFVRPVEIVVNNAGGSGGQEDWATTRPETWAAGYDRNVVTAVRITARLLPAMRAAKWGRVVNISSLAGMMPPAARPDYAAAKAAMIAMTASLAKSVAMDGITANAVSPGTIHSISLDEAFRKAAVGRGLAADAPWPDVEREILPLFAQVPMGRVGNLEEIADAVAFLVSPRASYVTGVNLRLDGGLWPGL